The region GCGTGGAAGTCTAAAGACTTCACATTCAGAAGAGATCTTTATGGAAAAATAGATTACAATTCTACACTGTGCGTTTAAATAATAAACAAAGAGGAAAAATATAGAGCAATGATTTATTCAAAAAAACCTTTAATATTATAAATAGTACATATAACAAATATCAATAGTAAATGGCTAAGACACAGGATGAATGCCCGAAAATGCGTTTAAATAGCGGTCTGGCTCCATTTTTCTGATACAGACTTCTGAAAGACATGGAGATGAGTTATGAAATTTATGCaaacaccacaagggggagctaactgcagacagaatcttatcatatatctctgtatacagggagctccccctagtggtgactgcagacagaatcttatgtatttctgtatacagggagctcccctagtggtgactgcagacagaatcttatgtatttctgtatacagggagctccccctagtggtgactgcagacagaatcttatgtatttctgtatacagggagctccccctagtggtgactgcagacagaatcttatgtatctctgtatactgggagctccccctagtggtgactgcagacagaatcttatcatgtatctctgtatactgggagctccccctagtggtgactgcagacagaatcttatcatgtatctctgtatacagggagctcccctagtggtgactgcagacagaatcttatgtatttctgtatacagggagctccccctagtggtgactgcagacagaatcttatgtatctctgtatactgggagctccccctagtggtgactgcagacagaatcttattatgtatctctgtatacagggagctccccctagtggtggctgcaagtaGAAAGAATCGTACCATGTAGCACTATGGCTCTGCAGAATTTTTTGAACTCTGAGCATTATAAAGACATATTATAAAATTAATCAGAATTTTGGATATAAATATTGAAAAAATTATGCGACAAATTGTGCAGAAAGTTGGGCACACAGACGCCACTCACGGCAGCCACATGAGGTACAGATCTCGCTCTTTACCCACCGCCCGATTCCTAATGCCTCTTGTTTGCTTGTCCTTTAGACCAGTACCCAGTTGTCAGGATTATTATTACGATCATTCCCCTGGCATTATCCATGAACCCTACACCCCACAGCCATCCAGGTAATGACGCCTCCATACTGTCCTCGTCACATCTGTGTCATTCTGTGTTGATGTCCCTGGTTCCCAGCCCATTCCATCTCTCCCTCCAGCAGCCCCCGGACACAGCACCCTGGAGCTGCATCCTTTTCATTCCCCAGCGAGGGGCAACCCCTGCAACGGCATCGCTCCACCTCCACCCCCAACGTTCATATTGACAGCACCACTGGTCCGGTGGATAACAGCGTCATTGAGGTACCCTGTCAGGAAGGGAGCGGCTGTGCTATTAGTGTAGACCCCGTTGTATTGGAGGTAGAGAGGGCCATGAGCATAGACCACTGGGCATTGACAATGGCAGGGGGCATTCATTTTTATAATGTTTTATATCCGGTCAGAGCACATCTTATTTGTTAGGGTTGCTTCCAAGTGCTCTGGAGCACCCTGCATCACATGTAATACCACATTTTTCCTGTAGTGGCCGCTGCAGGATATATGTGTCCCTGTGGTGCCCCCTCTGATCACCAGGGGTTTATGTGCCATGATCTCAGCTGAGGCATGGACCAGCGTCCATGGGGTatcagtcctgtttagtagttattTATGGGCATTGCCAAAATGCGCCCCTTTAAATTAGGGCTCGACTAACAGGCACCACTGTGCCCTCTCTAATGGCTGACGTTGAGAACCCTTTCATCTCCCAATACGTCTCTTCATATGATGATACTGTCCAGGGTGGGAAGGGCTGTCCGGGCCCCTAGTACCAGGTATTACAGGTGGGTGTCGGTGGGACGTGGGCTACTAGACAGACGTAGACCCCAGTCAGCCATGTCCATTCATATTCAGACATCACTGCCCTCCTCCTCTTGGAATTCATCTATAACTCTCGCCGCGTCTGGAACCGAGGATTTGTTATAACACTATTATATGGATTCAATTCTTGGGGAGGTCTGTAGAAGCCGCTGCTTCCCTCTCAGACAAGGAGTGGACCCCCAAATGTATCATTGGATCATTCATTGTCACATTTTTCTTTTTGTTAGGAGGCATTAAGGAATGCAGCAATCTCTCGTGAGTTATGTTTCCTCTATGTATAGACCCCCATATCCTCCCCTCTCAATCCAACGCCCACTGTATAGACCCCTAAACCTCCCCCTTCCTATCCAATGCCTACTGTATAGACCCCAGTGTATCCTTCCTCTCCATCCTGCAGCCCCCCATCCCCTGTATAGATCACACTGTATTCTCTGTCCATTCTCCGCTTTTCTGTCCACTGTATAGACCCCAATATCCTCCCCTCCTTCTAGTGCCTTGTTCCCTGTAAAGAGCCATCTGTTTTCCTTTTCTCCATCCAGCGTCCCCTGTATGTTCACCTGTGTCCTCCTCTCTTCATGCAGTGCCCCTGTTCCCAGTATGGACCCCTGTGtcctctctccatactgtgcccgCATTCCCTCTATAGACcactgtgtgtcctcctctctccaGCCATCACTTCCGTCACCTGTATGAACCCCTCTGTATCCTCCTTTCAGCCACCCCACCCAGAATAGACCCCTGTGTGTCCTCCTCTCCGTCCAGCGCCCTTTGGTCTGTACATAACATTAAATCTTTTATTTTCAGCAAAGGATGGAACCCCCAAAACTGTCCCCCCTGTTGGCAGTAAGTCCCCACCAGCCAAGTCGCCTGTGGAGGCCCCAAGAGACCGTAGGACTTCGTCTTCTGATGATAAGAAGAAAGTGGTGAGTGATGGATATTTAATTGAAAGGAGAAACTCTTCAGATTGCCCCCCACTTCGATGTGCGGCGCGGGcttaacctcttcacgaccttgGATGTATAGGTACAGCCAGGATTGTGTCTCTCCCATTGATGCAGACTCTggcactgagcccgcatcttttcctgTGCAGGACAGCTGATGcgaacagctgtcatgtgcctctaacagccacgagtGAATCCGAGATCCACCCGCGGCTGCTAACAAGTTAAAAGGGATAGCCggaattttagagaaaaaaaatgtgCCAAAGacgtaacaggcaggtagttggtacCTACATGCCTGTTTGCCCAGTGCCGTTCTCCactggcacagagcggtcacagacatctgctgacatcatgtcaacagagCAACCGTTTATTTTCCTGTTTACAGGGCgggactggtgtcatgctgattgacagctggctcccagcTGCCTATTAGGGAgaagtcagctgtcaatcagcatgacatcagtagtcccaccctgtcaacaggaagagaaaccacTGCTCTGTTGACAAGGAGAAGCTGAAACTCTGGCAGGAGTGGTCAATGACTGGCGCTGGGGACAACTGACAAGTAGTTGCCTTTGTTAGCAACTACGTGTTCATTAAAGTACTGGATAACCCATATAAATGACATTGTGAATCTCTGACCGTGGCATTTAACATATGCCTGGTGGAAGCGTGTCACAAGACCTACCCATTGGCCTCCGTCACGTGATTgcggggtgccgatgggttgttATGACAGTTGGTGGTCTGCAGAAGATCCCCGTGCCTGTCATTGTAAATCTTCTCTGAATTCCGGCCCATGGTGGAGCCGTGGCCCGCGTTCATAGAAGATCATCATTTATGCTGAAGCCCTGCAATGTCTAGCACAAGGGGACTATTgcagacagtaaaaaaaaaacataacgtaaaaggaaaaaaaataagttCAATTCACCCCACTTTTGCTCCAtccaaaataatacaatttaaaaaaaatacacatatttggtatctctgtgttcagaaacgcccaatcaatcaaaatgtaaagtaaattaatcagatcggtaaacgatgtaacaagaaaaaaaaaatcaaaacaccagaattatgtttttttttggctGCCACAACCTCCAGCTTCTTTGAGTCCTCTGCTGCCATTACTGCCCATCGGCACCCCATGATCACAGTGGATATGAGATTGGAGGATCCGATATTAATGCCAGTATCTATCAGAGAAACAGCCATGATCAGAGTTATCTCCTATCCTAGCCGCTTCAGCAGGAGTCCCTCTGTATATTACTGATGGCTGCATATAAAGCAAGCTCTACTCCGAAGCCCATTCCCCCCCGACACCTGCTGTACATGTACACTGGGGGTCCTACACGTCATGTAAATGACGCCCTTGGTTCCCTCCTTTCTCCTCTAGAAACAGTTGGGTTACCGGGACTCCAGCTACTACTGGGAGGTGAACTCCAGCGAGGTGGTGATACTAAAGCGCATTGGCACAGGCTCCTTTGGCACGGTGTACAGAGGCAAGTGGCATGGTGACGTAGCCGTCAAGATCCTCAAAGTGACCAATCCAACCGCAGAGCAAATCCAGGCCTTTAAGAACGAGATGCAGGTTCTCAGGTGAGGAAGGGGTCTCATCCCGGGGAAGACCACCCTTCCCGAAATCTGTCCACTAACACTTCCCCCCCCTTACAGGAAAACGCGTCACGTCAACATCCTCCTCTTCATGGGCTTCATGACAAAACCCACCTTTGCAATAATCACCCAGTGGTGCGAGGGGAGCAGCCTGTATCGCCACCTGCACGTCATCGAGACGCGATTTGACGTTTTCCAGCTGATCGACATCGCACGACAGACGGCGCAGGGGATGGAGTAAGTAATGAGCTCCTCTGTGGGGTCCGAACGCCCCCCTATACCATAATGAATCCAAGCCAGAAAATAGCCTCATAGCCGACCTACTACACCCCTGGGGGCTCCTCCGAGCCTCCGTCTGGCCTCCCCTCTATCAGGGCGTAACTTTTCAGCCTCTTATAATTTTTCACTTATTTTTTTTCTTAGCTACCTCCATGCGAAGAATATCATCCATCGTGATCTGAAATCCAACAGTATCCTTTCAccccgcactttttttttttttttcttttaaagggttTTTCTTAAGGGAGCACTATGGATAGgcctaatacattttatttattctAAGGGGCGGTGCAATATGTCATGCTCCACCCCCTTATGACCTACAGCGCCACCAAAGGTGAACAGAAGCATTACACAATTCCTATTGAAACCAACGGGCGTCTGTGTACTTCGCTGGGTTCTGCAGAGCGATAGAGACGCTCTTGGCAGCCGGTCACTTGCTGATTGAGGGTCATACATGGAGGAAACCCTTGCTGTTGACTCGTTTTCCTCCTTAACTGAGTGTGCAGACATCTTCCTTCACGAGGGGCTCACCGTGAAGATTGGAGATTTTGGGTTGGCCACGGTAAAGACGCGATGGAGTGGATCACAGCAGGTGGAGCAGCCCAGTGGTTCCATCCTATGGATGGTGAGCTCGTCACTCCGCCGCTTTGTGACTTGCTGTGTATTCTTGCTCCCGCGCTGATGGTTTCTCCCTTTTTTCCAGGCCCCGGAGGTGATAAGGATGCAGGAGAATAGTCCGTACAGCTTCCAGTCTGATGTCTACGCCTACGGGGTGGTGCTGTACGAGTTGATGGCCGGACTGCTACCCTATGCAAATATCAACAACAGAGACCAGGTGATGAGCAGAGGCTTCTGTGACTTGCAGTACAAAGATGTCATGGCTCCATTCTCCACGGGTAGTGTTGCTCAGCCAGCAACTTATTTgttaaaaactacaactcccagtatgcctAACAGCATTTGGTTGTAAGCGCATATTGGGAGTTCTTCTGGACGGGGgtgggatttaaccccttaactatCGCCGATaccccttttaacggcagcagttaagggtacttattcctcagcgccactttttaacgatgatgagaaataagggtatagagcCCCCCAGCGTTGGAAAATTCCTGGGATCTCGCCTACCggggagaccctggagaacatgatcagggccgttTTTTACTGTCCCCTGTAATGTGTTCGCCGTTATACACcgaataacagcgatcacaaaaAGTCTGATTTTTCCatttatttctctttcctctgatatgtTAGAttatatcagagaagagagaaatggggtcccccatgTGTTAATCACCTAGAGCAGATAAAAAACTGCGCCTCAGATGGTATCTCTATCCGGTGAGAATAGCTCGCTTCTCCCCAAATTATTCCCCCCTTTGCTGGAGAAGGTtgcatttaaaaaggttccttgaGCCATTTGTGGTGGGACTGTCTGATAATTCTTCCATTCTGGCTTAGGGTTTTTGATCTGTGCTCACACATTTTAGGCCAGAGAATACCCCCAGAACCCAGTCTGGCGGTCTTACATCTTGGTCTGGACAAGATGGGGACGGTTCTTTCACATATTCTGATATCTGCAAGATTTTGTGTTGCTGCAAATTTTAAGTCCTCGAACTCTCCCTGTATTCAAGAGCTTATTAACAGGGTAAATTCTTTCAATATGAATACTTACTAACTTCTTCCCTTAAGCAGAAGGAAAAAAGAATTTGATCTTGGGCCCTCTGGCTGGATTCTTCCTTAGCAGCCCCTCTATTGGCCATAATAGATCATGCCCTTCCATACTGAGTCTAGACTTGCTTGATACTAGGCCCTTTCCTTTCTACTTCCTCAGTATCATTGTTAATTTGTTTTAGGTCTGTTGCTAGTCACACTCAACACCTTCCTTCCCCCCACCTGCTACCCTTGGCTTTGTTTGTATTTCCCCTTATAACAAAATGAGAGTTTGGACTCAAGTTGGTGCAGGTCAAACTGTTTAGCTCATAATCCTGTGGTTTTAATTTGATATGTGTTGTTGATCTGTGACTCTGCATTTATTGTACTCTGCTGCGTTTTGCTCCAAAAGattttggatttaaaaaaaaaaaaagaaaaaaaagaaatgggaTCCCCCAAGCCCCCCACATTGCGATACCTCCGCCATCCCCCGGCCTTCCGCGTCACCTTCCTGGAAATAAATGGTGGTCGCATACGCAGTGCGCaagccgagatctgctggccagtACCCGGCACAATAAGGAATTTCTCCTAttcgttccttttgatcactgataGACCCTACcacagtgattaaaaaaaaaatagtaaatcaaatccctctttgttgcccccttagataaaaattataaaataaaaagaattgcatttttttccattctttgtagttggGGTTGGAATTGGGAAGGTTTACAAAAGTTAAAACAAAACTGATGCTGacatgatggctagtgttgagtagagatgagtgaatatcttcggctccctccttattcggcaagctatagcgcttaccggagaagctgcagagggaacccggatacatggagcgcgccggctgatgagctgtccggcaccgcagctgcatgtgtcacagctgtgtgacagtcacaccaCATGTAtgaagagcccaacacacaggcaatccatgcatgtggtgTGACAGTtacacagctgtgacacatgcagctgcggtgccggagagctgatcagccggcgcgctccatgtatccgggttccctctgcagcttcttcggtaagtggTATTACTTGCCGAATAAGGAGTGGGCCGAAGATATTTGCTCCTCtgtagtgttgagcacaagtgctcgttactcgagtatgCACGGAGGATCACAGATCCccacattttattaatttttttttttggatgaggtGGGGACTCGAGCTCCTGATGCAAACtgtagtagcgagcacttgcgctcaacactaatgacgacatattcaatatgacaacctaatgttatcaaattctgtgtattacctgtgagttcaaaatgctTACTATACCCCTGGACAAATTCCtttaggggtgtggtttccaaaatggggtcactcatgggaggtttccactgtttaggcacatcaggggctctccaaatgccacaTAGCATGCGCTAATTATTTCaggaaattgtacattcaaaaagttaaatggcgttccttccctgccgtgcgcccagtggttttcccccacatatggggtatctgcgtatttaggagaaattgcacaacaaattttgaggtccattttctcttgttacccttgtgaaagtaaaaaaaaaattggggtctaaagtaaaactttttgtgaaaaaatgaaatgttaattttttttcctttcacattgcttcagctcctgtgaagcacctgaagggttaataaacttcttgaatgtggttttgactaccttgaggggtgcagtttttagaatggtgtcgctttggggtattttctgtcataaagaccccctcaaagtcactttaaatgtcatgtggtctctaaacaaaaaatatatgattttgtaaattgttggaaaaatgagaaattactgatcaacttttaacccttataacttcctaacaacaaaaaaaatgtttccaaaattgtgctgatgtaaagtagactaatttaagggtacaaaaattaaattagaaaaatgctaaattttcaacatttttgccaaatttctgttttgttttttttttcaaaaataaatgcaagtcatattgaagaaatgttatcactaacgtgaagtacaatatgtcacgaaaaacattttcataatcagcaggatccgttgaagcgttccagagttataaccttataaagggacagtggtcagaattgtaaaaattgctctTTCCGTTAGTGTTTACAACTCGCATGGTCGTGAGTTGAGCACATAGTGCAAAGTGAAGGCTCCGCATAATCACCGTACTATCACATCCTCAGATCATCTTCATGGTCGGACGCGGATACCTCACTCCTGACCTCAGTAAAGTCTCGAACAATTGCCCCAAAGCCATGAAAAGACTTCTAGCAAATTGCCTGAAATTCAAGAGGGATGAGAGGCCGCTGTTCCCACAGGTGAGCACAGTGTTActggatgtacacagtgactgcaccagcagaatagtgagtgcagctctggggtataatacaggaggtaactcgggatcagtaatgtatgtacacagtgactgcaccagcagaagaatagtgagtgtttcttctggagaataatacaggatgtaactcaggatcagtacaggttcagtaatgtgatgtatgtacacagtgacagcaccagcagaatagtgagtgcagctctggagtgtaatacaggatgtaactaaggatcagtacaggatcagtaatgtatgtacacagtgactgcacaagcagaatagtgagtgctgctctgaagtaataatacaggatgtaactcaggatcagtaatgtaatgtatgtacacattgactgcaccagcagaatagggagtgcagctctggagtataacacagtatgtaactcaggatcagtacagcataagtaatgtatgtacacagtgactacaccagcagaatagtgagtgcagctcaggagtataatacaggatgtaactcaggatcagtacagcataagtaatgtatgtacacagtgactacaccagcagaatagtgagtgcagctcaggagtataatacaggatgtaactcaggatcagtacaggatcagtaatgtatgtatccaGTG is a window of Ranitomeya variabilis isolate aRanVar5 chromosome 2, aRanVar5.hap1, whole genome shotgun sequence DNA encoding:
- the ARAF gene encoding serine/threonine-protein kinase A-Raf isoform X4; the encoded protein is MKRSHTPPANIANGALRSLSQELGKGSAVMLSAAVLELPSPGGRGLLPQEGPRGSQSEVTAAEGKSGGTVKVYLPNQQRTVVNVRPGMTVYDSLDKALKVRGLNQQCCAVYRLLHGRKTLTDWETDITPLVGEELMVEVLADVPLSMHNFVRKTHFNLAFCDFCLKFLFHGFRCQTCGYKFHQHCSSKVPTACVDITKLPKPVPSCQDYYYDHSPGIIHEPYTPQPSSPRTQHPGAASFSFPSEGQPLQRHRSTSTPNVHIDSTTGPVDNSVIEEALRNAAISPKDGTPKTVPPVGSKSPPAKSPVEAPRDRRTSSSDDKKKVKQLGYRDSSYYWEVNSSEVVILKRIGTGSFGTVYRGKWHGDVAVKILKVTNPTAEQIQAFKNEMQVLRKTRHVNILLFMGFMTKPTFAIITQWCEGSSLYRHLHVIETRFDVFQLIDIARQTAQGMDYLHAKNIIHRDLKSNNIFLHEGLTVKIGDFGLATVKTRWSGSQQVEQPSGSILWMAPEVIRMQENSPYSFQSDVYAYGVVLYELMAGLLPYANINNRDQIIFMVGRGYLTPDLSKVSNNCPKAMKRLLANCLKFKRDERPLFPQILSSIELLQRALPKIERSASEPSLHRAVNSEDLNPFLINTLRLVPQ
- the ARAF gene encoding serine/threonine-protein kinase A-Raf isoform X3; amino-acid sequence: MKRSHTPPANIANGALRSLSQELGKGSAVMLSAAVLELPSPGGRGLLPQEGPRGSQSEVTAAEGKSGGTVKVYLPNQQRTVVNVRPGMTVYDSLDKALKVRGLNQQCCAVYRLLHGRKTLTDWETDITPLVGEELMVEVLADVPLSMHNFVRKTHFNLAFCDFCLKFLFHGFRCQTCGYKFHQHCSSKVPTACVDITKLPKPVPSCQDYYYDHSPGIIHEPYTPQPSSSPRTQHPGAASFSFPSEGQPLQRHRSTSTPNVHIDSTTGPVDNSVIEEALRNAAISPKDGTPKTVPPVGSKSPPAKSPVEAPRDRRTSSSDDKKKVKQLGYRDSSYYWEVNSSEVVILKRIGTGSFGTVYRGKWHGDVAVKILKVTNPTAEQIQAFKNEMQVLRKTRHVNILLFMGFMTKPTFAIITQWCEGSSLYRHLHVIETRFDVFQLIDIARQTAQGMDYLHAKNIIHRDLKSNNIFLHEGLTVKIGDFGLATVKTRWSGSQQVEQPSGSILWMAPEVIRMQENSPYSFQSDVYAYGVVLYELMAGLLPYANINNRDQIIFMVGRGYLTPDLSKVSNNCPKAMKRLLANCLKFKRDERPLFPQILSSIELLQRALPKIERSASEPSLHRAVNSEDLNPFLINTLRLVPQ
- the ARAF gene encoding serine/threonine-protein kinase A-Raf isoform X2, coding for MAQYSVPMKRSHTPPANIANGALRSLSQELGKGSAVMLSAAVLELPSPGGRGLLPQEGPRGSQSEVTAAEGKSGGTVKVYLPNQQRTVVNVRPGMTVYDSLDKALKVRGLNQQCCAVYRLLHGRKTLTDWETDITPLVGEELMVEVLADVPLSMHNFVRKTHFNLAFCDFCLKFLFHGFRCQTCGYKFHQHCSSKVPTACVDITKLPKPVPSCQDYYYDHSPGIIHEPYTPQPSSPRTQHPGAASFSFPSEGQPLQRHRSTSTPNVHIDSTTGPVDNSVIEEALRNAAISPKDGTPKTVPPVGSKSPPAKSPVEAPRDRRTSSSDDKKKVKQLGYRDSSYYWEVNSSEVVILKRIGTGSFGTVYRGKWHGDVAVKILKVTNPTAEQIQAFKNEMQVLRKTRHVNILLFMGFMTKPTFAIITQWCEGSSLYRHLHVIETRFDVFQLIDIARQTAQGMDYLHAKNIIHRDLKSNNIFLHEGLTVKIGDFGLATVKTRWSGSQQVEQPSGSILWMAPEVIRMQENSPYSFQSDVYAYGVVLYELMAGLLPYANINNRDQIIFMVGRGYLTPDLSKVSNNCPKAMKRLLANCLKFKRDERPLFPQILSSIELLQRALPKIERSASEPSLHRAVNSEDLNPFLINTLRLVPQ
- the ARAF gene encoding serine/threonine-protein kinase A-Raf isoform X1, producing MAQYSVPMKRSHTPPANIANGALRSLSQELGKGSAVMLSAAVLELPSPGGRGLLPQEGPRGSQSEVTAAEGKSGGTVKVYLPNQQRTVVNVRPGMTVYDSLDKALKVRGLNQQCCAVYRLLHGRKTLTDWETDITPLVGEELMVEVLADVPLSMHNFVRKTHFNLAFCDFCLKFLFHGFRCQTCGYKFHQHCSSKVPTACVDITKLPKPVPSCQDYYYDHSPGIIHEPYTPQPSSSPRTQHPGAASFSFPSEGQPLQRHRSTSTPNVHIDSTTGPVDNSVIEEALRNAAISPKDGTPKTVPPVGSKSPPAKSPVEAPRDRRTSSSDDKKKVKQLGYRDSSYYWEVNSSEVVILKRIGTGSFGTVYRGKWHGDVAVKILKVTNPTAEQIQAFKNEMQVLRKTRHVNILLFMGFMTKPTFAIITQWCEGSSLYRHLHVIETRFDVFQLIDIARQTAQGMDYLHAKNIIHRDLKSNNIFLHEGLTVKIGDFGLATVKTRWSGSQQVEQPSGSILWMAPEVIRMQENSPYSFQSDVYAYGVVLYELMAGLLPYANINNRDQIIFMVGRGYLTPDLSKVSNNCPKAMKRLLANCLKFKRDERPLFPQILSSIELLQRALPKIERSASEPSLHRAVNSEDLNPFLINTLRLVPQ